The Corynebacterium jeddahense genome has a window encoding:
- the istA gene encoding IS21 family transposase: MTDYKAVMKLLIQQRSYREIENQLGCSHRAISRANTVLRSHGFTTVEQVEGLTIDELDAMFVDGRSSGQGDFVPIDFEAVVKARTGRNKVTLQVLWGRYTATPAGAGRRYYSYERFRQLVAQHVDTRGVTARITHAPGHTMQVDWAGTKMRLFDPLGGQGVKLSVFVASLPYSGMLFAVACPNERQDAWLDAHRQAFEYFGGIAEVIVPDNASTASNAISAADRNRQVNSTYEEFLEHYNTAALPTRAKRPKDKASVEAGVKIITQKVIHALADHQCVDCDELNARIRELVDEINTATPFRGQQHSRREVFDTYEREFLGALPDTPWQRTEWKRAKVAPDLHITVNGAHYSVPKQVAGRIVDVRITGDTLCVFDSGERVACHQVAQARGVYVTDNDHIPTDIGQTRGLWTREYFLREAAKIGPATAHVIDELIASKPIPAQAYQSCRNVLNMGKHANKIILEKACQRLVDTTGARRAVTYTAVKTMMAIVHKEAATRPTGPVPPAATFTPPQADTDTPQPSARDTAGAFLGGAAQFSLDNLTKKGPH, translated from the coding sequence ATGACGGATTACAAAGCGGTGATGAAGCTGTTGATTCAACAGCGTTCATACCGTGAGATTGAGAACCAACTCGGGTGTTCCCACCGGGCGATTTCCCGGGCGAACACCGTACTTCGCTCTCATGGGTTTACAACGGTTGAGCAGGTTGAAGGCTTGACCATCGACGAACTCGATGCCATGTTCGTCGACGGCCGCAGCAGCGGCCAGGGTGATTTCGTCCCGATTGATTTTGAGGCCGTGGTCAAAGCCCGCACCGGCCGCAACAAGGTGACATTGCAGGTGTTGTGGGGTCGCTACACCGCCACACCTGCCGGGGCGGGGCGGAGGTATTACAGCTACGAGCGCTTCCGCCAGTTAGTGGCCCAGCATGTTGATACCAGGGGCGTGACCGCCAGAATCACCCATGCTCCCGGCCATACCATGCAGGTGGACTGGGCGGGAACGAAAATGCGCCTGTTCGACCCCCTTGGCGGGCAAGGTGTCAAGCTCAGCGTGTTCGTGGCGTCGCTGCCGTATTCGGGGATGCTGTTTGCCGTGGCGTGCCCGAACGAACGCCAAGATGCGTGGCTGGATGCGCATAGGCAAGCGTTCGAGTACTTCGGTGGGATCGCCGAGGTTATCGTGCCTGATAACGCCTCCACTGCATCGAACGCGATCAGTGCAGCTGACCGCAACCGGCAGGTCAATTCCACCTACGAGGAGTTTCTGGAGCACTACAACACCGCCGCCCTGCCGACAAGGGCGAAGCGGCCCAAGGACAAGGCAAGTGTGGAAGCTGGGGTGAAAATCATCACCCAGAAAGTCATCCACGCCCTGGCGGACCACCAATGCGTCGATTGCGACGAGCTCAACGCCCGCATCCGCGAACTGGTCGACGAGATCAACACCGCCACTCCGTTTCGAGGCCAACAGCACAGTCGACGCGAAGTGTTTGATACCTATGAACGCGAGTTCCTCGGTGCGCTACCGGACACGCCCTGGCAGCGCACCGAGTGGAAACGCGCCAAAGTCGCCCCAGATTTGCACATCACAGTCAATGGGGCCCATTACTCGGTACCCAAGCAGGTCGCCGGGCGGATCGTGGATGTGCGCATCACCGGGGACACACTATGTGTGTTCGATTCCGGTGAGCGCGTCGCCTGCCACCAGGTCGCGCAGGCGCGTGGGGTATATGTCACCGATAATGACCACATCCCCACCGACATAGGTCAAACGCGCGGGTTGTGGACGAGAGAGTACTTCCTGCGCGAAGCCGCGAAGATTGGCCCCGCCACCGCCCATGTCATCGACGAACTCATCGCGTCGAAACCGATCCCAGCCCAGGCGTACCAGTCGTGCCGCAACGTGCTCAACATGGGCAAACACGCCAACAAGATCATCCTCGAGAAAGCCTGCCAACGCCTCGTCGACACCACCGGTGCACGCAGGGCGGTGACATATACCGCGGTGAAAACCATGATGGCCATCGTGCACAAAGAAGCCGCCACACGACCCACTGGGCCTGTGCCACCCGCAGCTACGTTCACCCCGCCACAAGCGGACACAGATACACCCCAACCATCCGCGCGCGATACCGCAGGCGCCTTCCTAGGCGGCGCGGCCCAGTTCAGCCTCGACAACCTCACCAAGAAAGGCCCCCACTAA
- a CDS encoding ATP-binding protein — MPTQTTPQPASANARFLDESILPVFTDLRMTAFGQTVIDIAHNPDFDDWSFSDKILYAIDKQVAAKRERRVAKLLKASRSPNPDACVEDITYAPGRTINKEQISRLAHCQWCQNTQNIVILGKSSVGKTYLALALLTAACRKDYSATFFRTDTLANHLAVLTPADPERMTFLTELHNTDVLVLDDFLTTPIDTLTAHQLLNILAEREGRGATIVTSQFTPDEWYKSIPDAVIAESILNRLVAGAEIITIEGENMRLTPNQ; from the coding sequence ATGCCCACCCAAACGACCCCACAGCCAGCTTCAGCAAACGCGCGTTTCCTTGACGAGTCGATCCTGCCGGTGTTCACCGACTTGAGGATGACCGCGTTCGGGCAAACCGTTATCGACATCGCCCACAACCCCGATTTCGACGACTGGAGCTTCTCCGACAAAATCCTCTACGCCATCGACAAACAGGTCGCGGCCAAACGCGAAAGGCGGGTTGCCAAACTACTCAAAGCATCCCGATCGCCAAATCCCGATGCTTGCGTCGAAGACATCACCTACGCGCCCGGCCGCACCATCAACAAAGAGCAAATCAGCAGACTCGCTCACTGCCAATGGTGCCAAAACACCCAAAACATTGTCATCCTGGGCAAATCCTCAGTCGGCAAAACCTACCTCGCACTTGCATTGCTCACCGCGGCGTGCCGCAAGGACTACTCCGCAACGTTTTTCCGCACCGACACCCTAGCCAACCACCTCGCCGTGCTCACGCCAGCTGATCCAGAGCGGATGACGTTTCTCACCGAGTTGCACAACACCGACGTGTTAGTCCTCGATGACTTCCTGACTACACCCATCGACACACTCACCGCGCACCAGCTGCTCAACATCCTCGCTGAGCGTGAAGGCCGCGGAGCGACCATCGTGACATCGCAGTTCACCCCGGACGAGTGGTACAAATCCATCCCGGATGCCGTAATTGCCGAATCCATCCTCAACCGCCTCGTCGCCGGCGCCGAAATCATCACCATCGAAGGAGAAAACATGCGACTGACCCCCAACCAATAG
- the cmtR gene encoding Cd(II)/Pb(II)-sensing metalloregulatory transcriptional regulator CmtR, whose protein sequence is MLTIASRLDVMNRLGRALADPTRSRIILTLLDHPAYPTELARALDLTRSNVSNHLACLRDCGIVVSEPEGRRTRYEIADPHLAQALTTLVDAILAVDEDAPCIDPACSLPGCDVAGEGA, encoded by the coding sequence ATGCTGACTATTGCTTCGCGTCTCGACGTGATGAACCGCCTGGGTCGTGCACTGGCCGATCCCACTCGATCGCGGATCATCTTGACCCTGCTCGACCATCCCGCTTACCCGACGGAACTGGCTCGAGCTTTGGACCTGACACGCTCGAATGTGTCCAACCACCTGGCATGCCTGCGCGATTGCGGGATCGTCGTCTCCGAGCCCGAGGGTCGTCGGACACGATACGAGATTGCCGATCCGCACCTGGCGCAGGCGCTGACGACACTGGTCGATGCCATCCTCGCAGTAGACGAAGACGCCCCGTGCATCGATCCCGCTTGCTCGCTTCCCGGATGCGACGTAGCTGGGGAGGGCGCATGA
- a CDS encoding cadmium resistance transporter produces MILTTVLQAIGLFAATNIDDIIVLSLFFARGAGQSGTTARILAGQYLGFAGILVAAILVAVGAGAFLPPAAIPYFGLIPLGIGLWAAWEAWRGDDDDDDDEAKVSGKKVGVGTVAGVTFANGGDNIGVYTPVFLSVEPLAVVAYCVIFLALVAVLVALAKFVATRPPIAEVLERWEDILFPVVLIGLGIVILVSGGAFGL; encoded by the coding sequence ATGATCCTCACCACGGTCTTGCAGGCGATAGGCCTGTTCGCAGCTACCAACATCGACGACATCATCGTGCTCTCCCTCTTCTTCGCGCGAGGGGCAGGCCAGAGCGGCACCACCGCCCGTATTTTGGCCGGCCAGTACCTCGGATTTGCCGGCATCCTCGTCGCCGCGATCCTTGTGGCCGTCGGCGCCGGAGCATTTCTGCCCCCGGCAGCTATTCCATACTTTGGTCTCATCCCTCTGGGCATCGGCCTCTGGGCCGCATGGGAGGCCTGGCGCGGAGACGATGACGACGATGACGACGAGGCCAAGGTTTCCGGCAAGAAGGTCGGCGTAGGGACAGTCGCAGGCGTCACTTTTGCCAATGGCGGCGACAACATCGGCGTCTACACCCCTGTATTCCTCAGCGTGGAACCTCTCGCAGTAGTCGCCTACTGCGTTATCTTCCTCGCGCTCGTGGCGGTCTTGGTGGCCCTGGCAAAGTTCGTCGCCACCCGCCCCCCGATCGCGGAAGTGCTCGAACGCTGGGAGGACATCCTCTTTCCCGTCGTTCTCATCGGCCTCGGCATCGTGATCCTCGTCAGCGGCGGAGCCTTCGGGCTTTGA
- a CDS encoding LutC/YkgG family protein translates to MLKRIRDAQQLSEVPEHVEIVREYRTTSDLSGEELHELLVDRLIDYKADVVETTEATLGEDIVRVLNDRNCSNVVYAPGLDESLFAGFGGTVRPDSNDTDPRSLGEADAVVTDSHVSSAQTGTIVLESGDVCGRRALSLVPDRHICIVRPDTVVYGVPEMIARVNPERPATMISGPSATSDIELVRVEGVHGPRDLIVMVVK, encoded by the coding sequence ATTCTCAAGCGCATCCGCGACGCGCAGCAGCTCTCCGAGGTGCCCGAGCACGTGGAGATCGTGCGCGAGTACCGCACCACCTCCGACCTGTCCGGCGAGGAGCTCCACGAGCTGCTCGTGGACCGCCTCATCGACTACAAGGCCGACGTGGTGGAGACCACGGAGGCGACCCTCGGCGAGGACATCGTCCGCGTGCTCAACGACCGCAACTGCTCCAACGTGGTCTACGCCCCGGGCCTCGACGAGTCCCTCTTCGCCGGCTTCGGCGGCACGGTGCGCCCGGATTCGAACGACACCGACCCGCGCTCGCTCGGCGAGGCCGACGCGGTGGTCACCGACTCCCACGTCTCCTCCGCCCAGACCGGCACCATTGTGCTCGAGTCCGGCGACGTGTGTGGCCGCCGCGCGCTGTCCCTGGTGCCGGACCGCCACATCTGCATCGTGCGCCCGGACACCGTGGTCTACGGCGTGCCCGAGATGATCGCCCGCGTCAACCCGGAGCGCCCGGCGACGATGATCTCCGGCCCGTCCGCGACGTCCGACATCGAGCTCGTGCGCGTCGAGGGCGTGCACGGCCCGCGCGACCTCATCGTCATGGTTGTGAAGTAA
- a CDS encoding LutB/LldF family L-lactate oxidation iron-sulfur protein, whose product MKVALGHPTMPPYANGPSHLRGKEKFQKAAHHELNNVTKRRNYQYATTTIRVKRQNVVDELDDWQQLREAGSTIKRSVAANMPELLEQFEQNVTARGGHVHWARDSKEANEIIQDLIKATGEKKVVKIKSMATQEIALNEELEKAGIFAQETDLAELIVQLGEDFPSHILVPAIHRNRAEIRDIFVAKMPNTDESLQPNPAELAEASREFLRQQFLEAKVAISGCNFGCADTGTVSIVESEGNGRMCLTLPETLITVMGIEKLLPSFDDLGVFLQLLPRSSTGERMNPYTSLWSGVTEGDGPQNFHIVLLDNGRTAAMSNEIGREALKCIRCSACLNVCPVYERAGGHSYGSTYPGPIGAILTPQLTGIDSSEDPNGSLPYASSLCGRCNEVCPVKIPITDILLELRYQKAKNEPNHVEKAAFASLAQVWGHSGAWDKLVRMVALGRVLGGFNGKIETMPPPISGWTEYRDVAVPPKKSFRQWWGSEEAERLLAEARVEGVPQGQDVNTKRFEEEKK is encoded by the coding sequence GTGAAGGTCGCACTCGGTCACCCCACGATGCCGCCGTACGCCAACGGCCCGTCCCACCTGCGCGGCAAGGAGAAGTTCCAGAAGGCCGCGCACCACGAGCTGAACAATGTGACCAAGCGTCGCAACTACCAGTACGCCACCACGACGATTCGCGTGAAGCGCCAGAACGTCGTCGACGAGCTGGACGACTGGCAGCAGCTGCGCGAGGCCGGCTCCACCATCAAGCGCTCCGTCGCGGCGAACATGCCCGAGCTGCTCGAGCAGTTCGAGCAGAACGTCACCGCCCGCGGCGGCCACGTGCACTGGGCGCGCGATTCCAAGGAAGCCAACGAGATCATCCAGGACCTGATCAAGGCCACCGGCGAGAAAAAGGTGGTCAAGATCAAGTCGATGGCCACCCAAGAGATCGCCCTGAACGAGGAGCTGGAAAAGGCCGGCATCTTCGCCCAGGAGACGGACCTGGCCGAGCTCATCGTCCAGCTCGGCGAGGACTTCCCCTCCCACATCCTCGTGCCGGCGATCCACCGCAACCGCGCCGAGATCCGCGACATCTTCGTGGCCAAGATGCCGAACACCGACGAGTCGCTCCAGCCGAACCCGGCTGAGCTCGCCGAGGCATCCCGCGAGTTCCTGCGCCAGCAGTTCCTGGAGGCCAAGGTGGCCATCTCCGGCTGCAACTTCGGCTGCGCCGATACCGGCACCGTCTCCATCGTCGAGTCCGAGGGCAACGGCCGCATGTGCCTCACCCTGCCGGAGACGCTGATCACCGTCATGGGCATCGAGAAGCTCCTGCCCTCCTTTGACGACCTCGGCGTATTCCTGCAGCTGCTGCCGCGCTCCTCCACCGGCGAGCGCATGAACCCCTACACCTCGCTCTGGTCCGGCGTGACCGAGGGCGACGGCCCGCAGAACTTCCACATCGTCCTGCTGGACAACGGCCGCACCGCCGCGATGTCCAACGAGATCGGCCGCGAGGCGCTCAAGTGCATCCGCTGCTCCGCGTGCCTCAACGTCTGCCCGGTCTACGAGCGCGCCGGCGGCCACTCCTACGGCTCGACGTACCCGGGCCCGATCGGCGCGATCCTCACCCCGCAGCTCACCGGCATCGACTCCTCCGAGGACCCGAACGGCTCCCTGCCGTACGCGTCTTCGCTGTGCGGCCGCTGCAACGAGGTCTGCCCGGTGAAGATCCCGATCACGGACATCCTGCTGGAGCTGCGCTACCAGAAGGCGAAGAACGAGCCGAACCACGTGGAGAAGGCAGCCTTCGCCTCCCTCGCCCAGGTGTGGGGCCACAGCGGCGCCTGGGACAAGCTGGTGCGCATGGTCGCCCTCGGTCGCGTCCTCGGCGGGTTCAACGGCAAGATCGAGACCATGCCGCCGCCGATTTCCGGCTGGACCGAGTACCGCGACGTCGCGGTGCCGCCGAAGAAGTCCTTCCGCCAGTGGTGGGGCTCTGAGGAGGCCGAGCGCCTGCTCGCCGAGGCCCGCGTCGAAGGCGTCCCGCAGGGCCAGGACGTGAACACCAAGCGTTTCGAGGAGGAAAAGAAGTGA
- a CDS encoding (Fe-S)-binding protein: protein MRVALFSTCIGDALFPDAHKASAIVLSRLGYDVVFPEQQTCCGQMHVNTGYKEQAIPIIETYVDAFADPSIDYVVAPSGSCTGAVREQHVELAERFGSKALVDGAKIAAKKTYDLSEFIVDVAGTYDVGAFFPHRVTYHSSCHSLRFIKVGERPKELLRHVEGLELVDLPNAEECCGFGGTFSVKMPEVSSAMVSDKVRHIKDTQAEYVTAGDSSCLMNIGGALSRQHQGIRSIHMAEILASTKEHPLTPTSAVYKKEKML from the coding sequence ATGCGAGTAGCCCTGTTTTCTACTTGTATCGGCGACGCCCTGTTCCCGGACGCGCACAAGGCCTCGGCCATCGTGCTGTCGCGTCTGGGCTACGACGTTGTCTTCCCTGAACAACAAACCTGCTGCGGCCAGATGCACGTGAACACCGGTTACAAAGAGCAGGCCATCCCGATCATCGAGACCTACGTCGACGCCTTCGCCGACCCGTCCATCGATTACGTCGTCGCTCCCTCCGGCTCCTGCACCGGCGCCGTACGCGAGCAGCACGTCGAGCTCGCCGAGCGCTTCGGGTCCAAGGCGCTTGTCGACGGCGCGAAGATCGCCGCGAAGAAGACCTACGACCTCTCCGAGTTCATCGTCGACGTCGCCGGCACCTACGACGTGGGCGCGTTCTTCCCGCACCGCGTCACCTACCACTCCTCCTGCCACTCCCTGCGCTTTATCAAGGTGGGCGAGCGCCCGAAGGAGCTGCTGCGCCACGTCGAGGGCCTCGAGCTTGTGGACCTGCCGAACGCCGAGGAGTGCTGCGGCTTCGGCGGCACCTTCTCCGTGAAGATGCCGGAGGTGTCCTCCGCGATGGTCTCCGACAAGGTGCGCCACATCAAGGACACCCAGGCGGAGTATGTCACCGCGGGTGACTCCTCCTGCCTCATGAACATCGGCGGCGCACTCTCGCGCCAGCACCAGGGCATCCGCTCCATCCACATGGCGGAGATCCTGGCCTCCACGAAGGAGCACCCGCTGACCCCGACGTCCGCGGTGTACAAGAAGGAGAAGATGCTGTGA
- a CDS encoding L-lactate permease, translating into MDQFQVFTDAIGGSVGLSALVSTLPLLTFFIMLLGFKARAHTSGAVALVVAILVAIFGFNMPTGMAISSAFRGGLFGLFPIVFVILTAIWFYQITVASGRFEDLRLVFDKMGNGDVRIQAMLIAFCFGGLLEALAGFGAPVAITATMILALGIPPLKAATVVLLANTAPVAFGAVGIPIATAGEVGGRTTEQTENIAAIIGNITPILAFFIPFIIAFIIDGKRGMRETAPAAFTIGLTFGLAKWATSHYFAYQLTDVVACIVALGAAFVLLRSWRPKGVPEMRERLQLPAHTDTAELPGNRVWMALLPYAVVVVIFGLANLGSTIPDWLNKFKISFPWPGLDGKLLDSAGNPVNTDYSFAWINNPGTLLVISGLIVSVIYMMFDENGRYPLTWGQVGKEFTDTVWKMRWSGLTIVLVLALAYVMNYSGQTVTIGEFFANLGPAFAFFSPVLGWVGVAVTGSDTSANALFANLQVTAAENLGLNPDLLLAANTTGGVVGKMISPQSLAIAATAVNMEGQESEIFKKVVGWSFGLLLAVCVIVFLQSNVLSFMAPVVP; encoded by the coding sequence ATGGATCAATTCCAAGTCTTCACCGACGCGATCGGCGGCAGCGTCGGCCTGTCGGCGCTCGTGTCCACACTCCCGCTGCTGACGTTCTTCATCATGCTGCTGGGCTTCAAGGCCCGCGCGCACACCTCAGGCGCGGTCGCGCTCGTCGTGGCCATCCTCGTCGCTATCTTCGGCTTCAACATGCCCACCGGAATGGCGATCTCCTCGGCGTTCCGCGGCGGCCTGTTCGGCCTGTTCCCCATCGTCTTCGTCATCCTCACGGCGATCTGGTTCTACCAGATCACGGTGGCCTCGGGCCGCTTCGAGGATCTGCGCCTCGTCTTCGACAAGATGGGCAACGGCGACGTGCGCATCCAGGCGATGCTCATCGCGTTCTGCTTCGGCGGCCTGCTTGAGGCGCTCGCCGGCTTCGGCGCCCCGGTCGCCATCACCGCGACCATGATCCTCGCGCTCGGCATCCCGCCGCTCAAGGCCGCCACCGTCGTGCTCCTGGCCAACACCGCCCCCGTGGCCTTCGGCGCGGTGGGCATCCCGATCGCCACCGCCGGCGAGGTCGGCGGCCGCACCACAGAGCAGACGGAGAACATCGCCGCGATCATCGGTAACATCACGCCGATCCTCGCGTTCTTCATCCCGTTCATCATCGCCTTCATCATCGACGGCAAGCGCGGCATGCGCGAGACCGCCCCGGCGGCGTTCACCATCGGCCTTACTTTCGGCCTCGCCAAGTGGGCAACCTCCCACTACTTCGCGTACCAGCTCACCGACGTCGTCGCCTGCATCGTCGCCCTCGGCGCCGCGTTCGTGCTGCTGCGCTCCTGGCGGCCGAAGGGCGTGCCGGAGATGCGCGAGCGCCTCCAGCTGCCCGCCCACACCGACACGGCCGAGCTGCCGGGCAACCGCGTGTGGATGGCGCTGCTTCCGTACGCCGTCGTCGTGGTCATCTTCGGCCTGGCCAACCTGGGCAGCACCATCCCGGACTGGCTGAACAAGTTCAAGATCTCCTTCCCGTGGCCGGGCCTGGACGGCAAGCTGCTCGATTCCGCCGGCAACCCGGTGAACACCGACTACAGCTTCGCGTGGATCAACAACCCCGGCACCCTGCTGGTCATCTCCGGCCTCATCGTCTCCGTGATCTACATGATGTTCGACGAGAACGGCCGCTACCCGCTCACGTGGGGCCAGGTGGGCAAGGAGTTCACGGACACCGTGTGGAAGATGCGCTGGTCCGGCCTAACCATCGTGCTCGTCCTCGCGCTGGCGTACGTGATGAACTACTCCGGCCAGACCGTGACCATTGGCGAGTTCTTCGCCAACCTCGGCCCCGCGTTCGCCTTCTTCTCCCCGGTGCTCGGCTGGGTCGGCGTCGCCGTGACCGGCTCCGACACGTCCGCGAACGCACTGTTTGCCAACCTGCAGGTGACCGCCGCGGAGAACCTCGGCCTCAACCCGGACCTGCTGCTCGCGGCGAACACGACCGGCGGCGTCGTGGGCAAGATGATCTCCCCGCAGTCCCTCGCCATCGCCGCCACGGCGGTGAATATGGAGGGCCAGGAATCCGAGATTTTCAAGAAGGTCGTCGGCTGGTCCTTCGGCCTCCTCCTCGCCGTCTGCGTGATAGTGTTCCTTCAGTCGAACGTCTTGAGCTTCATGGCTCCGGTCGTCCCGTAA
- the argS gene encoding arginine--tRNA ligase, with amino-acid sequence MTPAELATTVKQAATRVLEAHDLDASVVPDTVTVERPRNPEHGDYATNIALQVAKKAGTNPRELAGWLAEELAADAAVDSAEVAGPGFINLRLAAGAQGELVAKVLAEAERFGRSDLYAGEKINLEFVSANPTGPIHLGGTRWAAVGDSLGRVLEASGAQVTREYYFNDHGGQIDRFARSLVAAAKGEATPEDGYGGDYIKEIAQAVVEKQPHALEGTDAEVQETFRAAGVEMMFDQIKASLHDFGVDFDVYFHENSLFESGAVDKAVATLKDNGNLYEAEGAWWLRSTDFGDDKDRVVIKSDGDAAYIAGDIAYVADKFDRGHTLAIYMLGADHHGYIARLKAAAQALGYNAGAVEVLIGQMVNLVRDGQAVKMSKRAGTVITLDDLVDAIGVDGARYSLVRSSVDSTLDIDLDLWTKQSSDNPVYYVQYAHARLCSIERKAIDAGVSYVDPDLALLTHEKEGDLIRTLGEYPAVVRAAAELREPHRIARYTEELASAFHKFYDACQILPKAGEDAEPIHTSRLALAMASRQVVANALGLIGVSAPERM; translated from the coding sequence ATGACGCCAGCAGAACTTGCCACCACCGTGAAACAGGCCGCCACCCGCGTCCTTGAGGCCCACGACCTCGACGCCTCCGTCGTCCCCGACACCGTCACCGTCGAGCGGCCCCGCAACCCGGAGCACGGCGACTACGCCACGAACATCGCGCTGCAGGTGGCGAAGAAGGCGGGCACGAACCCGCGCGAGCTCGCCGGCTGGCTGGCGGAGGAGCTCGCGGCGGACGCGGCGGTGGATTCCGCCGAGGTCGCCGGCCCCGGCTTCATCAACCTCCGCCTCGCCGCTGGCGCCCAGGGCGAGCTGGTGGCGAAGGTGCTCGCGGAGGCCGAGCGCTTTGGCCGCTCCGACCTCTACGCCGGCGAGAAGATCAACCTCGAGTTCGTCTCGGCGAACCCGACGGGCCCGATCCATCTCGGCGGCACCCGCTGGGCCGCGGTGGGCGACTCGCTCGGCCGCGTGCTCGAGGCGTCCGGTGCGCAGGTAACCCGGGAGTACTACTTCAACGACCACGGCGGGCAGATCGACCGCTTCGCCCGCTCTCTTGTCGCCGCGGCGAAGGGGGAGGCCACCCCGGAGGACGGCTACGGCGGCGATTACATCAAGGAGATCGCCCAGGCGGTCGTCGAGAAGCAGCCGCACGCGCTCGAGGGCACCGACGCGGAGGTGCAGGAGACCTTCCGCGCCGCGGGCGTGGAGATGATGTTCGACCAGATCAAGGCCTCGCTGCACGACTTCGGCGTGGACTTCGACGTGTACTTCCACGAGAACTCGCTCTTCGAGTCCGGCGCGGTGGACAAGGCCGTGGCGACGCTGAAGGACAACGGCAACCTTTACGAGGCCGAGGGCGCGTGGTGGCTGCGCTCGACGGACTTCGGCGACGACAAGGACAGGGTGGTGATCAAGTCCGACGGGGACGCGGCCTACATCGCCGGCGACATCGCGTACGTGGCGGACAAGTTCGACCGCGGCCACACGCTGGCCATCTACATGCTCGGCGCGGACCACCACGGCTACATCGCGCGCCTCAAGGCGGCGGCCCAGGCGCTCGGCTACAACGCGGGCGCGGTGGAGGTGCTCATCGGCCAAATGGTCAACCTCGTGCGCGACGGCCAGGCCGTGAAGATGTCCAAGCGCGCCGGCACCGTGATCACGCTCGACGACCTCGTGGACGCCATTGGCGTCGACGGCGCGCGCTACTCGCTCGTGCGCTCCTCGGTGGATTCCACGCTGGACATCGACCTCGACCTGTGGACGAAGCAGTCGAGCGACAACCCCGTCTACTACGTGCAGTACGCGCACGCGCGCCTGTGCTCCATCGAGCGCAAGGCCATCGACGCGGGCGTGTCCTACGTCGACCCGGACCTGGCGCTGCTCACGCACGAGAAGGAGGGCGACCTCATCCGCACGCTCGGCGAGTACCCGGCGGTCGTGCGCGCCGCGGCCGAGCTGCGCGAGCCGCACCGCATCGCCCGCTACACCGAGGAGCTCGCGAGCGCGTTCCACAAGTTCTACGACGCGTGCCAGATCCTGCCCAAGGCGGGCGAGGACGCGGAGCCGATCCACACCTCCCGCCTCGCGCTCGCCATGGCCTCGCGCCAGGTCGTCGCGAACGCCCTCGGCCTGATCGGCGTGAGCGCTCCGGAGCGGATGTAA